A stretch of Cyanobacterium sp. HL-69 DNA encodes these proteins:
- a CDS encoding Bon domain protein has translation MSIRDNQEISRKIYREYTDTDGIVRTEYKDINGNIYTEYTDINGNFHSDRKELIDDRLVDAHIQDARVDKTVAHIDRADKNTSKGLLIGVIVTTIIALVAGVIYFLNDANNPEPVAIVPIPAETAEPESIEVEEQEAIQTTATRTTPEPSSPVTPESNNNPPTTTTTNNNITVTPSESNQNPAETNNQPPAANPTPTNTRPQSTANNPATPKSDGDLKNEIVKKFQDNLGDNQLNVEVNNGDVMISGMLETQAQVEQIQPILKSVEGVKTVNIMATIEPQRTN, from the coding sequence ATGAGTATTAGAGATAATCAAGAAATTTCCAGAAAAATATATCGAGAATATACAGACACTGACGGAATTGTTCGCACCGAATACAAGGATATTAATGGCAACATTTATACAGAATATACCGATATTAACGGTAATTTTCACTCAGATCGAAAAGAGTTAATTGACGATAGATTGGTAGATGCCCATATTCAAGATGCACGAGTAGATAAAACAGTTGCACATATTGATAGGGCCGATAAAAATACCTCTAAGGGTTTACTTATTGGTGTAATTGTCACTACCATAATAGCTTTAGTAGCAGGGGTAATCTACTTTTTAAATGATGCTAATAACCCTGAACCCGTTGCTATAGTGCCGATTCCTGCAGAAACAGCTGAGCCTGAGTCGATAGAAGTTGAGGAACAAGAAGCCATCCAAACAACCGCTACGAGAACAACTCCTGAACCTTCAAGTCCAGTAACTCCTGAATCAAATAATAATCCTCCTACAACGACAACAACGAATAATAATATAACCGTCACCCCTTCAGAGTCTAATCAAAACCCTGCAGAAACAAATAATCAACCCCCCGCAGCTAACCCCACTCCCACTAACACGAGGCCTCAATCAACAGCAAATAATCCAGCCACACCTAAAAGCGATGGCGATCTTAAAAATGAGATTGTGAAAAAGTTTCAGGATAATTTAGGAGATAATCAGTTAAATGTTGAGGTAAATAATGGCGATGTAATGATATCAGGGATGTTGGAAACTCAAGCACAAGTGGAACAAATTCAACCAATACTTAAATCCGTTGAAGGAGTTAAGACAGTGAATATAATGGCTACCATCGAGCCTCAAAGGACAAATTAA